In Geminocystis sp. NIES-3709, a single genomic region encodes these proteins:
- a CDS encoding cell wall metabolism sensor histidine kinase WalK, producing the protein MIVGLGTFVFIAKFSSPQFFVLRLEQLEKKGFMTVRSAKTYLIEGFETAWNHSSFWSLVVGGGTAGFLSFYLSQRIMQPLDKMKDITQLFAAGDWLERMPESEIPELNQLSASFNRMASSLEDVETRRRELVSDLTHELRTPLTVVRGYLEELAAGNIEGTTELYLNLVGETRRLERLTRDLQELSQAEAGYISIDLKSFDLYPLLESLVIRFADQLLEDGPILTLDSPSVLPSIIADRDRTQQILVNLIGNAIRYTETGTITLKTEVKPPYLWVSVIDTGIGISPEDLPHVFERFWRADRSRCSYSGGSGIGLAITKRLVELQGGQIEVESTLNQGTTFRFCLLLA; encoded by the coding sequence ATGATTGTGGGATTAGGTACTTTTGTTTTTATTGCGAAATTTTCTTCTCCTCAATTTTTTGTATTACGATTAGAACAATTGGAAAAAAAAGGTTTTATGACAGTTCGATCGGCTAAAACCTATTTAATAGAAGGCTTTGAAACAGCATGGAATCACAGTTCGTTTTGGTCATTAGTTGTAGGTGGTGGAACTGCAGGATTTTTGAGTTTTTATCTAAGTCAGAGAATTATGCAACCTCTTGACAAGATGAAAGATATAACCCAACTTTTTGCCGCTGGAGATTGGTTAGAAAGAATGCCCGAAAGCGAAATCCCAGAATTAAATCAACTAAGTGCTAGTTTTAATCGCATGGCGAGTAGTTTGGAAGATGTTGAAACAAGACGTCGAGAGTTAGTTAGTGATTTAACCCATGAATTGCGTACTCCTTTAACTGTGGTGAGAGGATATTTAGAGGAGTTAGCCGCAGGAAATATAGAAGGTACAACAGAATTATATTTAAATTTGGTAGGAGAAACAAGGAGATTAGAGCGTTTAACCAGAGATTTACAAGAGTTATCTCAAGCAGAGGCAGGTTATATTTCTATTGATTTGAAATCTTTTGATTTGTACCCTCTTTTAGAATCTTTAGTAATCAGATTTGCTGATCAACTTTTAGAAGATGGCCCTATTTTAACCCTTGACTCTCCTTCTGTCTTACCATCAATCATCGCCGATCGCGATCGAACCCAACAAATTTTAGTTAACCTCATCGGTAACGCTATTCGTTATACAGAAACTGGCACTATAACCCTAAAAACAGAAGTAAAACCGCCTTATCTTTGGGTATCAGTCATTGATACAGGAATTGGCATCTCTCCAGAAGATTTACCTCATGTTTTTGAACGATTTTGGCGTGCCGATCGATCTCGATGTAGTTATTCTGGTGGTAGTGGTATTGGTTTGGCAATCACTAAAAGATTAGTGGAATTACAAGGAGGGCAAATAGAAGTAGAAAGTACCCTTAATCAAGGAACAACTTTTCGCTTTTGTTTACTCCTAGCATGA
- a CDS encoding Cof-type HAD-IIB family hydrolase encodes MNNIKVLILDIDGTISGKSNQVNDRVKKAIQKVKNRGIKVGLATGRMYCSALRFYREIGANLPIIAYNGAWIQNPENSEILLHTPVNKEISQKLFSYFKTKQKDHDIEIHLYFNDNLYVEKITKNTDYYVERSGIPANLVDDLASLLGEKPTKILASSLDSNLISEMLTELKNIYHEEEVYLTQSNPIYLEATQTGINKGSAVQYLTEKILKLSADEVMAIGDNFNDYTMLQYVGFSVAMGDAPPEVKKIASTVTLDVENDGVADILDRLF; translated from the coding sequence ATGAACAATATTAAAGTCTTAATTTTAGATATTGATGGTACAATTTCCGGTAAATCAAATCAAGTTAACGATCGAGTAAAAAAAGCTATTCAAAAAGTAAAAAATAGGGGTATTAAAGTAGGATTGGCAACAGGTAGGATGTATTGTTCAGCCTTAAGATTTTATCGAGAAATTGGGGCAAATTTACCTATTATTGCCTATAACGGAGCTTGGATTCAAAATCCAGAAAATTCAGAAATTTTATTACATACTCCAGTTAATAAAGAAATTAGTCAAAAACTTTTCTCTTATTTTAAGACAAAACAAAAAGATCACGACATAGAAATTCATCTTTATTTTAATGATAATTTATATGTGGAAAAAATTACTAAAAATACTGATTATTATGTAGAACGATCAGGTATTCCCGCTAATTTAGTTGATGATTTAGCTAGTCTTTTAGGAGAAAAACCTACAAAAATTTTAGCATCAAGTCTTGACTCGAATTTAATTTCAGAAATGCTAACAGAGTTAAAAAACATTTATCATGAAGAAGAAGTTTATTTAACTCAATCAAATCCCATCTATTTAGAAGCAACTCAAACAGGAATTAATAAAGGTAGTGCAGTGCAATATCTAACAGAAAAAATATTAAAATTGAGTGCTGATGAAGTAATGGCTATAGGTGATAATTTTAACGATTATACTATGTTACAATATGTTGGTTTTAGTGTAGCTATGGGTGATGCACCTCCAGAAGTAAAAAAAATTGCTTCGACTGTCACCCTTGATGTCGAAAATGATGGTGTTGCAGATATACTCGATCGATTATTTTGA
- a CDS encoding Npun_F5749 family FMN-dependent PPOX-type flavoprotein — protein MSDFLAPWRSYLQKALHKNRSNISSRYFSFATVTKEGYPTNRMVVFRGFLANSNNIEIITDIRSEKFTHLMNNPYGEICWYFAKTREQFRISGTVKLIIKNYPDEFLLDERQKLWEKLSITGKEQFYWANPKELLIENTPIKNINIDSQKPIDNFCLLLLNPDKVDHLELRGNPQNRSIYERNIHNEWTVKQVNP, from the coding sequence ATGTCTGATTTTTTAGCACCTTGGAGAAGTTACTTACAAAAAGCATTACATAAAAATCGATCGAACATTTCTAGTCGTTATTTTTCCTTCGCAACGGTTACAAAAGAAGGTTATCCAACAAATAGAATGGTTGTATTTAGAGGATTTTTAGCTAATAGTAATAACATCGAAATTATTACTGATATTCGCAGTGAAAAATTTACTCATTTAATGAATAATCCCTATGGAGAAATTTGTTGGTATTTTGCTAAAACTAGAGAACAATTTAGAATTAGTGGAACTGTAAAATTAATTATTAAAAATTATCCTGATGAATTTTTATTAGATGAACGTCAAAAATTATGGGAAAAGTTAAGCATTACGGGAAAAGAGCAATTTTACTGGGCAAATCCGAAAGAATTATTAATAGAAAATACTCCAATAAAAAATATTAACATTGATAGTCAAAAACCTATAGATAATTTTTGTTTATTGTTATTAAATCCTGATAAAGTTGATCATTTAGAATTAAGAGGAAATCCTCAAAATCGCTCTATTTATGAGCGTAATATTCATAATGAATGGACAGTTAAACAAGTTAACCCTTAG
- a CDS encoding heme o synthase produces the protein MIGSSISRNENIGQVIQSYYQLTKPRIIPLLLITTAASMFMASDGNIDPFLLIVTLLGGTLAAASAQTFNCVYDQDIDYDMKRTRTRPIPSGKVQSNHAIIFGAILGVLSFSLLAIWVNLLSAVLAIAGIVFYMLIYTHWLKRHTSQNIVIGGAAGAIPPLVGWAAVTGDLSWSAWAIFTLIFLWTPPHFWALALMISDDYAEVGVPMLPVVKGASETVKQIWIYTLITVVFSFVLIYPLHSLGLIYLVFALILGISFIIKAWQLYQQPEDKQLAKSMFKYSILYMMLLCTGIVVDTLMNRAVII, from the coding sequence ATGATCGGATCAAGTATTTCTCGCAACGAAAACATTGGACAAGTAATCCAAAGCTATTATCAACTAACTAAACCACGCATTATTCCCTTACTTTTAATTACCACCGCCGCATCGATGTTTATGGCTTCTGATGGTAATATTGATCCTTTTTTACTCATTGTCACCCTTTTAGGAGGTACTTTAGCCGCCGCTTCTGCTCAAACTTTTAACTGTGTTTATGATCAAGATATTGATTATGACATGAAAAGAACTCGAACCCGTCCGATTCCTTCGGGCAAAGTACAATCTAACCATGCTATTATTTTCGGTGCTATTTTGGGTGTTTTGTCCTTTTCCTTACTAGCTATTTGGGTAAATCTTCTTTCTGCTGTATTAGCGATCGCCGGTATAGTATTTTATATGCTTATCTATACCCATTGGCTTAAACGTCATACTAGCCAAAATATTGTTATTGGGGGTGCCGCTGGGGCAATTCCGCCTCTTGTCGGTTGGGCTGCCGTTACAGGAGATTTAAGCTGGAGTGCTTGGGCTATTTTTACCTTAATATTTTTATGGACTCCTCCTCATTTTTGGGCATTAGCCTTAATGATTTCTGATGATTATGCTGAAGTGGGAGTACCTATGTTACCCGTTGTCAAAGGTGCATCGGAGACAGTTAAACAAATTTGGATTTATACATTAATTACAGTAGTTTTTAGCTTTGTTTTAATTTATCCCCTGCATAGTTTAGGTTTAATTTATCTGGTTTTTGCCCTTATTTTAGGTATTAGTTTCATTATCAAGGCATGGCAATTATATCAACAACCAGAAGATAAACAATTGGCTAAATCGATGTTTAAATATTCGATTCTTTACATGATGCTTTTATGTACTGGAATTGTTGTCGATACTTTAATGAATCGTGCTGTTATTATCTAA
- a CDS encoding heme A synthase: MTESILYSSYPPSSISSQPIRWIRWLIWKIAIATLLLMAIGSATRVMNAGLACPDWPLCYGKVIPTQEMNLQVFLEWFHRLDASLIGLSTIVLVILSWWHKSKLPQWLPWGCTFALGLIIFQGILGALTVTELLRFDIVTAHLATALLFFGTLIVIGSNLTEYQGNGTAEKLTTVSFIATILVYLQCLLGGLVASQWALHQCFGGNQLCFVMNSHIIGVFPASIACITLIVLSWQTPALTYKLRNLTKYVSLILIGQISLGVATFYLHLQVETLTVAHHTMGALLFGILIAFTIYARKDAIVSSSFAKI, translated from the coding sequence ATGACAGAATCAATTCTTTATAGCTCTTATCCACCATCTTCCATTTCTTCTCAACCAATTAGGTGGATTCGTTGGTTAATCTGGAAAATTGCGATCGCAACCTTGTTATTGATGGCGATCGGATCAGCTACAAGGGTAATGAATGCTGGATTAGCTTGTCCGGACTGGCCTTTATGTTATGGTAAAGTAATCCCCACCCAAGAAATGAATCTGCAAGTATTTTTAGAATGGTTTCATCGTCTCGATGCTTCTTTAATTGGTTTAAGCACGATCGTGTTAGTAATATTATCATGGTGGCATAAATCAAAACTACCTCAATGGTTGCCGTGGGGATGTACATTTGCACTGGGTTTAATTATTTTTCAAGGTATTTTAGGAGCATTAACCGTCACGGAATTATTAAGATTTGATATAGTCACTGCTCATTTAGCCACCGCCTTACTCTTTTTTGGTACTTTAATCGTCATTGGTAGTAACTTAACAGAGTATCAAGGTAATGGCACTGCGGAGAAATTAACCACCGTTAGTTTTATTGCGACTATTCTTGTTTACCTTCAATGTTTACTGGGAGGGTTAGTTGCATCTCAATGGGCTTTACATCAATGTTTTGGAGGAAATCAACTCTGTTTCGTGATGAATAGTCATATTATTGGTGTTTTCCCTGCTTCGATCGCTTGTATAACATTAATAGTATTATCATGGCAAACTCCTGCTCTAACTTATAAACTCAGAAATCTAACCAAATATGTTAGTTTAATTTTAATTGGTCAAATTTCCCTCGGTGTAGCAACTTTTTACCTTCATTTACAAGTAGAAACCTTAACTGTTGCTCATCATACTATGGGAGCTTTACTCTTTGGCATATTAATTGCTTTTACTATTTACGCTCGTAAAGATGCGATCGTCTCATCTTCTTTTGCCAAAATATAG
- the bchI gene encoding magnesium chelatase ATPase subunit I, whose amino-acid sequence MTATLQAPPKNRRLVFPFTAIVGQEQMKLALLLNIIDPKIGGVMIMGDRGTGKSTTIRALADLLPEIDVIAGDPFNSSPTDVEMMGDDVRDKFENQQEFEVVKKKVPMIDLPLGATEDRVCGTIDIEKALSEGVKAFEPGLLAKANRGILYVDEVNLLDDHLVDVLLDSAASGWNTVEREGISIRHPARFVLVGSGNPEEGELRPQLLDRFGMHAEIRTVKEPNLRVQIVEQRGEFDRNPQEFLDKYQPQQEELQRKLVQAQELLPQVSIDYDIRVKVSEICSELDIDGLRGDIVTNRAAKALTAFELRTEVTVDDIRRVMPLCLRHRLRKDPLESIDSGYKVEKSINRVFGLDVN is encoded by the coding sequence ATGACCGCTACTTTACAAGCACCTCCTAAAAATCGCCGTCTTGTGTTTCCTTTTACCGCTATTGTCGGACAAGAGCAAATGAAACTTGCTTTATTACTCAATATCATTGATCCCAAAATTGGAGGAGTAATGATTATGGGCGATCGAGGTACAGGCAAATCAACTACTATTAGGGCATTAGCAGACTTATTACCAGAGATTGATGTGATAGCAGGAGATCCTTTTAACTCCTCTCCGACGGATGTAGAAATGATGGGAGACGATGTGCGAGACAAGTTTGAAAATCAACAAGAGTTTGAAGTAGTTAAGAAAAAAGTACCCATGATCGATTTACCTTTGGGTGCAACAGAGGATCGAGTTTGTGGTACGATCGACATTGAAAAAGCGTTATCCGAAGGTGTCAAAGCCTTCGAGCCCGGATTGTTAGCAAAAGCTAATCGTGGTATCCTTTATGTGGATGAAGTTAACTTATTAGATGATCACCTTGTGGATGTGTTACTTGACTCCGCCGCTAGTGGTTGGAACACTGTAGAAAGAGAAGGCATTTCTATTCGTCACCCTGCTCGTTTTGTGTTAGTTGGCTCAGGAAATCCCGAAGAAGGAGAATTGCGCCCTCAATTACTTGATCGTTTTGGAATGCACGCTGAAATCCGCACAGTAAAAGAACCAAACTTACGAGTCCAAATTGTAGAACAACGGGGAGAGTTTGATCGTAATCCTCAAGAATTTTTGGATAAATATCAACCTCAACAAGAAGAGTTACAAAGAAAATTAGTACAAGCTCAAGAATTGTTACCTCAAGTCTCGATCGATTATGATATTCGGGTAAAAGTATCAGAAATCTGCTCAGAATTAGACATTGATGGTTTAAGAGGTGATATTGTTACTAATCGTGCCGCCAAAGCCTTAACAGCTTTTGAATTGCGTACAGAGGTCACAGTTGATGATATTCGTCGAGTAATGCCTCTATGTTTGCGTCATCGTCTCAGAAAAGATCCTTTAGAGTCGATCGATTCTGGTTATAAAGTAGAAAAATCCATAAACCGTGTCTTCGGCTTAGATGTAAATTAA
- a CDS encoding chromate transporter, which translates to MNPQLIDIAKVFLKLGTIAFGGPAAHIAMMDEEIVNKRQWISREKLLDLLGVTNLIPGPNSTELAIHIGYEKAGWKGLVIAGCSFIIPAVAIVWILAIIYVRYQNVPSAEWLLYGIKPVVIAIIIQALWKLGKKAAKDTPTTIGGVLATLGFFFGFDEVIILLTVGLGVMIYKNFPKKNIQGLFLLPFSGLFAQTNVNLIFSPNEINIFLVFLKIGSILYGGGYVLLAFLQRDLVENYQWLTSQQLLDAIAIGQLTPGPIFTTATFVGYLVAGNLGAICATVGIFLPSFSFVLLINPWVDKIRNSKFASGFLDGVNTASLGLMAGVTYTLIRTSVIDVFTCILTIVTAVIVFRYQVNSAWLVLGGALLGFIVTN; encoded by the coding sequence ATGAATCCCCAACTAATTGATATAGCTAAAGTATTTTTGAAACTGGGAACGATCGCTTTTGGTGGCCCAGCCGCTCATATTGCGATGATGGATGAGGAAATTGTTAATAAACGTCAATGGATAAGTCGAGAAAAACTTTTAGATTTATTAGGGGTAACTAATTTAATTCCTGGGCCTAATTCTACAGAGTTAGCTATTCATATTGGTTATGAAAAAGCAGGATGGAAAGGATTGGTTATAGCAGGTTGTAGCTTTATTATTCCTGCTGTAGCGATCGTGTGGATTTTAGCGATAATCTATGTACGTTATCAAAATGTACCCTCAGCGGAATGGTTATTATATGGTATTAAACCAGTTGTTATCGCCATTATCATTCAGGCTTTGTGGAAATTGGGCAAAAAAGCGGCTAAAGATACTCCTACTACTATCGGAGGTGTTTTAGCTACTCTGGGCTTCTTTTTTGGTTTTGACGAAGTTATTATTCTACTAACAGTGGGATTGGGGGTAATGATATATAAAAATTTTCCCAAAAAAAATATACAAGGTCTTTTTTTATTGCCATTTTCAGGATTATTCGCTCAAACTAACGTTAATTTAATCTTTTCTCCCAATGAAATTAATATTTTTTTAGTTTTTCTCAAAATTGGTAGCATTCTTTATGGTGGCGGTTATGTGTTATTAGCTTTTCTACAACGGGATTTAGTAGAAAATTATCAATGGTTAACCTCTCAACAACTTCTTGATGCGATCGCCATTGGACAATTAACCCCCGGCCCAATTTTTACAACGGCAACATTCGTAGGTTATTTAGTAGCGGGAAATTTGGGTGCAATTTGTGCCACTGTAGGAATATTTTTGCCGTCTTTTAGCTTCGTCTTATTAATTAATCCTTGGGTGGATAAAATCCGCAATTCTAAATTTGCCAGTGGTTTTTTAGATGGAGTCAATACCGCTTCTTTAGGGTTAATGGCTGGAGTTACTTATACCTTAATTCGTACCTCTGTTATTGACGTTTTCACTTGTATTTTAACGATCGTTACTGCTGTAATTGTTTTTCGTTATCAAGTCAATTCTGCATGGTTAGTATTAGGAGGTGCATTACTGGGTTTTATCGTCACAAATTAG